A single genomic interval of Littorina saxatilis isolate snail1 linkage group LG17, US_GU_Lsax_2.0, whole genome shotgun sequence harbors:
- the LOC138951948 gene encoding glutaminyl-peptide cyclotransferase-like, with protein MWDAKVSRCVCFLVFLAACSQGRTKSQGRTLRWVTKKEALQYLTEGMTDMDTFKKEQLTPILKERISGTPENAEVREHIKTRMKNLGWTVEEDSFEEDTPFGRKKFVNIIATRNPERSQRTIVACHFDSKDFRTKENKKFLAATDSAVPCAIMLETAKQLDCLLTKGPKADSAGSDLTLQYVFFDGEEAFEEWTETDSIYGARHLAKKWHDNSQLSSIRELILLDLIGTTDTQFISHFQSTSSLFEHLMKLEKYLRSNNMLTSGHTRKIFNSYGGYSGGIEDDHIPFLRKGVEVLHLISTPFPSVWHKITDDADHLDVNLIDNFSRIFRAFISNLLHLSPEKIGCRKK; from the exons AAGTCTCAAGGTAGAACGCTGCGATGGGTGACCAAGAAGGAGGCCTTGCAGTACCTGACCGAAGGCATGACAGAcatggacactttcaaaaaggaGCAGCTAACCCCAATCCTCAAAGAACGAATTTCAGGCACTCCTGAAAATGCCGAAGTCAGAGAG CACATTAAAACGCGCATGAAGAACCTAGGGTGGACTGTTGAAGAGGACTCCTTTGAAGAGGACACACCCTTTGGCCGCAAGAAATTCGTGAACATCATAGCGACACGAAACCCCGAGCGTTCCCAGCGTACCATTGTTGCCTGCCATTTTGATTCCAAGGACTTCAGGACGAAGGAGAACAAAAAGTTTCTTGCTGCGACGGATTCTGCTGTCCCATGTGCTATCATGCTGGAGACGGCTAAACAGCTTGACTGTCTGCTGACTAAGGGACCCAAGGCTGATAGTGCT GGTTCAGACCTGACACTGCAGTATGTGTTTTTTGATGGGGAGGAAGCCTTTGAAGAGTGGACAGAAACAGATTCCATCTATGGTGCTCGTCACCTTGCCAAGAAATGGCATGACAATTCACAACTCTCCTCCATC AGAGAACTCATCTTGTTGGACTTGATAGGGACAACAGACACACAGTTCATCAGCCACTTTCAATCCACATCGTCTCTATTTGAACACCTTATGAAGCTGG AGAAATATCTCCGAAGCAACAATATGCTAACATCTGGACACACGAGAAAAATCTTCAACAGCTATGGAGGATACAGCGGGGGTATAGAGGACGACCACATCCCGTTTTTGAGGAAAG gTGTTGAAGTTCTACATCTGATCTCTACTCCATTTCCGTCAGTCTGGCACAAAATAACAGATGACGCGGACCACTTAGATGTGAACCTGATTGACAACTTTAGCAGGATATTCCGAGCCTTTATTTCCAACCTCTTGCACCTTTCGCCAGAAAAGATAGGTTGCAGGAAGAAGTAG